The Thermodesulfobacteriota bacterium genome has a segment encoding these proteins:
- the recJ gene encoding single-stranded-DNA-specific exonuclease RecJ yields MKKRWKVNPVNRELQESLGRELSILPITAQLLINRGLVDKDRAFSFLKPDLNDLHDPFLMKDMVTAVERLSAAVAGGEKIAVFGDYDVDGTTSTALVHLFLKELGADSVTYIPERLKEGYGLNEAAVRELHGSGVKLIVTVDCGVSCHEEVALATTLGVDCIITDHHETTAELPPACAVLDPKRPDCTFPFKGLAGVGVAFNLVMALRTKLRDNGTSFPGGEVPNLKRYLDLVCIGTVADMVPLVDENRVFVSWGLRELENTTRPGLRALKEVSGVKPGKVDTDNIAFQLAPRINAAGRLKSADTALRLFTTGDEVEAGNMAALLQSENSSRQRIEAGILEEALEMAEGETGRSLVLSSPGWHPGVVGIVASRMVGRFTKPTAMIAVEDGIARGSVRGISGINVMEGLDACAALLERYGGHKAAAGFSIAPKNIDGFKKAFGDFWNERLTDEDLVPEVALDAVVSLDEIDMRLVSELERLSPFGLSNRQPLFCAVDTDMVHTEVVKDRHLRVRVKQGGKKAGAAMNGIGFGLASLHPMKGRGFDVAYYPYLDEWRGSKNLKLRIEDVQKRK; encoded by the coding sequence GGGGCCTTGTCGATAAAGACAGGGCTTTTTCTTTTCTAAAACCCGACCTGAACGACCTCCACGACCCTTTTCTGATGAAGGATATGGTCACGGCCGTCGAGAGGCTTTCGGCCGCCGTGGCCGGTGGAGAGAAGATAGCGGTTTTCGGGGACTACGACGTCGACGGCACGACGTCCACCGCGCTCGTGCATCTCTTCCTGAAGGAGCTCGGCGCCGACAGCGTCACCTACATACCCGAGAGGCTCAAGGAGGGCTACGGCCTTAACGAGGCCGCCGTAAGGGAACTCCACGGCTCCGGCGTAAAGCTCATCGTTACCGTGGACTGCGGCGTGTCCTGCCACGAAGAGGTGGCGCTTGCCACGACACTCGGGGTGGACTGCATCATAACGGACCACCACGAGACCACGGCGGAGCTTCCGCCCGCCTGCGCGGTCCTGGACCCCAAACGTCCGGACTGCACCTTCCCGTTCAAGGGGCTCGCGGGAGTGGGGGTGGCCTTCAACCTCGTTATGGCCCTGAGGACGAAGCTCAGGGACAACGGTACGTCTTTTCCCGGGGGCGAGGTGCCGAACTTGAAGCGTTACCTGGATCTCGTCTGCATAGGCACGGTAGCGGACATGGTGCCGCTCGTCGACGAGAACAGGGTGTTCGTGAGCTGGGGGCTCAGGGAGCTCGAAAACACGACCCGTCCGGGGCTCCGGGCCTTGAAGGAGGTGTCCGGGGTAAAGCCCGGCAAGGTCGATACCGATAATATCGCCTTCCAACTCGCCCCGAGGATAAACGCGGCAGGCAGGCTTAAGAGCGCCGATACCGCGCTAAGGCTCTTTACGACCGGGGACGAGGTGGAGGCCGGAAACATGGCCGCGCTCCTTCAGAGCGAGAACTCCTCCAGGCAGAGGATCGAGGCCGGGATACTCGAAGAGGCGCTGGAGATGGCCGAGGGTGAAACCGGCCGGAGCCTGGTTCTATCCTCGCCCGGCTGGCATCCGGGGGTGGTCGGGATAGTGGCCTCCAGGATGGTCGGACGTTTTACGAAGCCCACCGCCATGATAGCCGTCGAGGACGGCATTGCCAGGGGCTCGGTAAGGGGTATAAGCGGCATAAACGTGATGGAGGGGCTCGATGCCTGCGCTGCCCTCCTTGAAAGGTACGGCGGACACAAGGCCGCCGCCGGTTTTAGCATAGCCCCGAAGAACATAGACGGCTTCAAGAAGGCGTTCGGTGATTTCTGGAACGAAAGACTCACCGACGAGGATCTCGTGCCCGAGGTGGCGCTCGACGCCGTCGTATCGCTCGACGAGATAGACATGAGGCTCGTCTCCGAGCTGGAGAGGCTTTCCCCGTTCGGCCTGTCCAACCGCCAGCCGCTCTTCTGCGCCGTGGATACGGACATGGTCCACACCGAGGTAGTCAAGGACAGGCACCTGAGGGTAAGGGTAAAGCAGGGGGGAAAAAAGGCGGGGGCCGCGATGAACGGCATAGGGTTCGGCCTGGCGTCCCTGCACCCCATGAAAGGCCGCGGCTTCGACGTCGCGTATTATCCCTACCTGGACGAATGGAGGGGGTCGAAAAACCTGAAACTCAGGATAGAGGACGTCCAGAAAAGAAAGTAA